From the Scophthalmus maximus strain ysfricsl-2021 chromosome 11, ASM2237912v1, whole genome shotgun sequence genome, one window contains:
- the elna gene encoding elastin a isoform X6, with translation MANRNILWLFCGLFLFALIQPSLQGGVYVPAGAGIGPGGTGTGTGFFPGSTGGVPSGYKPAKAAGGYGGGGHGVGVGPGGFVPGGVGPGGLGIAGQGGKAPKPGYGNLGGGGLGGGGLGGGGLGGGGYGGYGGGTGGFFPGAGQKAAKRGAGGHQLPQGGGGPGGAGTGAALPAGVPVIPQTGLPGGAGGGLGKKASKVPGVGVPGLYQGGLVPGQGFGGRGVLPGVPTGTDLNQKSIAGGGQGGAQVPGNRGYGGQMQPGVFHGYPLKSPKVQGGYGAKPGGGKIPFGYGGFGGGGAGLPGGGSNPGYPVGTGVGAGGISPAQAKAAKYGLGGAGGVGGVGGTGGLYPGQVPGGVGAGGISPAQAKAAKYGLGGVGGVGVGGVGGTGGLYPGQVPGGVGAGGISPAQAKAAKYGLGGVGGVGGVGGTGGLYPGQVPGGVGAGGISPAQAKAAKYGLGGVGGVGGVGGTGGLYPGQVPGGVGAGGISPAQAKAAKYGLGGVGGVGGVGGVGGTGGLYPGQVPGGVGAGGISPAQAKAAKYGLGGVGGVGGVGGTGGLYPGQVPGGLGVVGGVGGAGGGGTGGLYPGQVPGGYGAGAKAAKYGTVPGGVPGGVPGGVPGGAPIGVPGGVPRLPGFGGYSPAAKAAKYGGTGGQVGTGGQFGIGGQFGTGGQFGRGGQFGTGGQFGTGGQFGNGGQFGNGGQLGTGGYSPAAKAAKYGQGDGGFGGGGNPAVPFLPGYGSLAAGAKPPKYGVAGAGQGGGRVPGSAGQIQPGFGGYGGYGAGAGVKPPKYGALGGLGGGGGLGGGGYPAAAAAAKAAKYGGAGGAGPGLGAGGFGGPGGTGGIIPGAGGQYSAAAKAAKYGGITGVGLAVPGATPATAVGGGPDGSAVVSPGGTGVPGKPAKDAFPAGTPLPGVAGGILQPHAGTSVGGVGVAAPVAVATGVQQPGGVPTGTGVKAPKPFVPGTGGGYPNGGTYGVPYGAGTGTGAGTRLPIGVGAFPLKPPAVGGTGFGAGIPLAAGSYPGGYSPYHHGYGQGGLTYPSAVGLGGAGGGANAQRPGYGNLGGGGGYQPGAVPVAPGYGGGYPQQYYPGGGLMSNCQQPGGYVPAPLTPQQAKAAKYGPLQGFLGGAGGGRVYVGGAAGCQGKFCGRRK, from the exons GTTATGGCAATCTAGGAGGTGGTGGTCTTGGAGGTGGAGGTCTTGGAGGTGGTGGTCTTGGAGGAG gtGGTTATGGTGGGTACGGTGGAGGCACTGGGGGCTTTTTCCCTGGAGCTGGACAGAAAGCTGCCAAAAGAG GTGCAGGGGGCCATCAGCTACCACAGGGAG GAGGAGGTCCTGGAGGCGCAGGAACGGGGGCTGCATTGCCTGCTGGAG tacCTGTTATTCCTCAGACAGGCcttccaggaggagctggtggtggcTTGGGAAAGAAAGCTTCCAAAGTGCCAG GTGTGGGTGTGCCTGGACTTTACCAAGGTGGACTGGTGCCAGGACAAG GGTTTGGTGGACGTGGAGTTCTGCCAGGGGTGCCAACGGGCACTGACCTGAATCAGAAATCAA TTGCAGgtggaggacaaggaggagctCAAGTACCAG GAAACCGTGGGTACGGTGGACAGATGCAACCAGGAGTGTTCCACGGATACCCCCTCAAATCCCCCAAGGTGCAAG GTGGATATGGAGCAAAACCTGGAGGAGGGAAAATTCCTTTTG GTTATGGGGGCTTTGGAGGCGGTGGAGCTGGACTTCCAGGAGGAGGTTCAAATCCTGGTTATCCGGTTGGAActg GAGTGGGGGCAGGAGGCATCTCACCTGCTCAAGCTAAAGCTGCCAAATATG GTTTGGGTGGCgctggtggtgttggtggtgttggtggcaCTGGGGGACTGTATCCAGGGCAGGTACCAGGAG GAGTGGGGGCAGGAGGCATCTCACCTGCTCAAGCTAAAGCTGCCAAATATG GTTTGGGTGGcgttggtggtgttggtgttggtggtgttggtggcaCTGGGGGACTGTATCCAGGGCAGGTACCAGGAG GAGTGGGGGCAGGAGGCATCTCACCTGCTCAAGCTAAAGCTGCCAAATATG GTTTGGGTGGcgttggtggtgttggtggtgttggtggcaCTGGGGGACTGTATCCAGGGCAGGTACCAGGAG GAGTGGGGGCAGGAGGCATCTCACCTGCTCAAGCTAAAGCTGCCAAATATG GTTTGGggggtgttggtggtgttggtggtgttggtggcaCTGGGGGACTGTATCCAGGGCAGGTACCAGGAG GAGTGGGGGCAGGAGGCATCTCACCTGCTCAGGCTAAAGCTGCCAAATATG GTTTGGGTGGCGTTGGTGGcgttggtggtgttggtggtgttggtggcaCAGGGGGACTGTATCCAGGGCAGGTACCAGGAG GAGTGGGGGCAGGAGGCATCTCACCTGCTCAAGCTAAAGCTGCCAAATATG GTTtgggtggtgttggtggtgttggtggtgttggtggcaCTGGGGGACTGTATCCAGGGCAGGTACCAGGAG GTTTGGGTGTcgttggtggtgttggtggtgctggtggtggtggcacTGGGGGACTGTATCCAGGGCAGGTACCAGGAG GATATGGGGCTGGGGCGAAGGCTGCTAAATATG GAACAGTACCAGGTGGGGTACCAGGAGGAGTACCAGGAGGAGTACCAGGAGGTGCACCCATTGGAGTACCAGGAGGAGTTCCCAGATTACCAGGGTTTGGTGGATATTCACCAGCAGCCAAAGCCGCTAAATATG gaggaacaggaggacaAGTTGGAACAGGAGGACAATTCGGAATTGGAGGACAATTCGGAACTGGGGGACAatttggaagaggaggacaatTCGGAACTGGTGGACAATTCGGAACAGGAGGACAATTTGGAAATGGAGGACAATTTGGAAATGGAGGACAATTAGGAACAGGGGGATACTCTCCTGCTGCCAAAGCTGCTAAATATG gTCAAGGTGATGGTGGTTTTGGTGGTGGAGGAAATCCTGCAGTCCCATTTCTACCAGGATATGGAT CTTTGGCGGCTGGTGCCAAACCTCCTAAATATG GAGTTGCAGGAGCAGGCCAAGGAGGAGGCAGAGTTCCAGGGTCAGCAGGACAGATACAACCTGGCTTTGGCGGCTATGGAG GCTATGGAGCAGGAGCGGGAGTCAAACCCCCTAAGTATG GGGCACTAGGAGgactgggaggtggaggaggactgggaggtggaggataccctgctgcagctgctgctgctaaagcTGCTAAATATG gaggagcaggaggagcaggaccaggGTTAGGAGCTGGAGGATTTGGAGGAccaggaggaacaggaggaataATACCAGGAGCAGGTGGACAAtactctgctgctgcaaaagCTGCTAAATACG GAGGCATCACCGGAGTCGGACTTGCCGTGCCAGGAGCTACTCCAGCTACAGCTGTCGGGGGTGGTCCAGATGGTTCTGCTGTTGTGTCACCTGGTGGTACAGGTGTTCCAGGAAAACCAG CAAAGGATGCATTTCCCGCTGGAACTCCTCTACCAG GCG TCGCTGGTGGAATTCTTCAGCCTCATG ctgGCACGAGTGTtg GTGGAGTGGGTGTTGCAGCACCAGTTGCTG TTGCAACCGGAGTCCAACAACCAGGAG GTGTTCCCACTGGCACAGGTGTCAAAGCACCTAAACCATTTGTACCAG GTACTGGAGGTGGATATCCCAATGGTGGAACATATGGAG ttCCTTATGGTGCAGGTACCGGCACTGGAGCTGGAACTCGACTTCCAATTGGAGTTGGAGCGTTTCCTTTGAAACCTCCAG CTGTGGGTGGAACAGGATTTGGAGCAGGAATCCCACTGGCAGCAGGAAGTTATCCAG GCGGATACAGTCCATATCATCATGGTTATGGACAGG GTGGGTTGACATATCCCTCTGCAGTTGGACTGggaggtgctggtggtggagctAATGCACAGAGACCAG GCTACGGCAAtcttggaggaggaggtggatatCAGCCAG GTGCGGTTCCTGTAGCTCCTGGTTATGGAGGAGGTTACCCCCAGCAGTACTACCCAG GAGGAGGATTAATGTCCAACTGCCAGCAGCCAG GTGGATATGTACCAGCCCCTCTGACTCCTCAACAAG CCAAAGCAGCCAAGTACGGCCCACTGCAGGGCTTCCTcggtggagcaggaggaggaagagtctaTGTAG gtggagctgcaggaTGCCAGGGCAAATTCTGCgggaggaggaagtag